A stretch of DNA from Spirosoma endbachense:
TTTCGATCCGCCTAAAAATTGGTAGAGCGGCATCCGGGCGGCTTTGGCAGCAATGTCATAAAGAGCCATATCGAACGCCGATCGCGTAGTCGGGTGGCCGGGCAGGTATCGTGTCAGTGCATTGATACAACCTTCTATATCGAGCGGGTCACGACCGATCAGCAGCCGGGCCATGTCATCGGCAGCGGCCATGCCCGATGCCTGCGTTTCGCCGACGATCATCCAGAAAGGCGACCCTTCGCCCCAACCGGTAATATGTTCGTCGGTTTGAATTTCGACTAGTATGTTCCGGGCGTTTTCAATCGTACCCAGTGAAATGGCAATTGGCGCTTTCAGCGGAATATCGAAGCGATAGAGGGCAATCTGGGTGATTTTCATGCTTACAAGCAAAGGATAGCGCACAGGTCGCAAAGTCATTCAGCTTAATGAACGCTGCCCTTTGCGACCTGTGCGTTTAAAAATTACTTCGGGAACTGGCCTTTATCAAGACCGGGAATAATGCGCAGGGCATTTTTGTAATACACCTTTTTCAGCACTTCATCGGGAAGCCCCATGCCATACATGCGCCAGAACGCATGGTATTTTTTATGGTAAGGAAAATATTCATCGTCGGTTTCGAGAACGCGGAAATAAGTCGCATATTCGGCCGGAACCCAACTGTCTTTGCCGAACAAAATCCGGTCCTGATATTTCTCGAAGAACTTCCGGGAGGCTCGTGGCTGGCGGCCCAGTTCGGCAATAACAGCCCCAATCTCGACATTCATGTTCGGGAAAACCTTCATTAAACTGTCGAGTTTATTGAGGTCATTCGGGTACCAGCCCATGTGTGCTGCAATGAATGTAGTTTTCGGATGTTTGCGGAATACATTGTGCTGCTCGGCAATGAGTTGTTCCCAGGGGACAGGATCATTCGGAGAGCGTTTGCGACCAGCGTGGAGCTTCAGTTCGAGCCAGCGTTCGTTGTAGCGGTCCATGGGGTCCCAGAACGATTTGGGATCGGCCGTATGAATCAGGACCGGAACGCCCAGTTCACCACATTTGGCCCAGATGGGGTCAAGACGAGGATCATCAACCCGAACGCGTTTGCCTTTGTCGTCTTTAACGCTGAACCCCAGATTTTTATAGATCTTTAACCCCCTGGCTCCTTTCTTTACGTCATCTTCAAGAGTTTTTACGGCCTTGGCTGTCCAGTCTTTATCGTTCACATCGCCGAAATTAAGGTTCGTAAACAGAGCCAGTCGTTTCGGGTTACTTTTCTGAACATTGGCCAGCGCATTGTCGAAAAATTTAGTGCTTTCGGTTTCGTTGCTGCTAAATCCGCGTCCGCTCAGGTTAACCATCAACCCCATATTCAGGCTATCCATCTGCGCAATCAGCTTGCTCAGATCGGCATTATCCATCTGATACTGATGGTTATGCACATCGATGAATGGATATTTCGAGCGTGTTAGTTTATGTTCCGGCACTTTTAGCGTCGAAACCGGATCATATTCTTCAAAGCCCAGGGGCTCGGCGGGTTGGGCAGGTTTAGGCTGACCACAGGCAACTAATCCTGTCAGCAGGATTGCCGGAAGGTAGAGGAGGTTCTTCATAGACAGATTGTATTTACAAACTAACCCCTAAAGATAAGGGCCACGCAATGAGCTGCAATACCTTCGCCCCGCCCCACAAACCCAATGTGCTCGGAGGTGGTTGCTTTAATTGAAATATCATCTTCCGGAATGGCCATAACCTCAGACAGACACACTTTCATGGCCGGAATGTGCGGATTGAGTTTTGGCTCCTGCAAAACGACGGTCACATCCACATTCGAGATTTCGTAGCCAGCCCCGCGCACCATTTTGAGTACTTCGGCCAGCAGTAATTTGCTGTCTACACCTTTCCAGCGTGGGTCTTTATCCGAAAAATGGTAGCCAATATTTCGCATGTTGGCAGCACCCAGCAACGCATCGCACAACACATGACATACTACATCGGCATCGGAATGACCAACGGGTCCAAATGCACTCGGAATCAGAATGCCTCCCAGCCAGAAGGGGCGTCCTGATTCAAGGCGGTGAACGTCGTATCCTTGTCCTACTCGTATTTTCATAAGGTAAACCCGTGTTCTCGTAAATAGGCTTCGGTCTGGAGGAGAAATTCGGATGCTATGTCAATGG
This window harbors:
- a CDS encoding amidohydrolase family protein yields the protein MKNLLYLPAILLTGLVACGQPKPAQPAEPLGFEEYDPVSTLKVPEHKLTRSKYPFIDVHNHQYQMDNADLSKLIAQMDSLNMGLMVNLSGRGFSSNETESTKFFDNALANVQKSNPKRLALFTNLNFGDVNDKDWTAKAVKTLEDDVKKGARGLKIYKNLGFSVKDDKGKRVRVDDPRLDPIWAKCGELGVPVLIHTADPKSFWDPMDRYNERWLELKLHAGRKRSPNDPVPWEQLIAEQHNVFRKHPKTTFIAAHMGWYPNDLNKLDSLMKVFPNMNVEIGAVIAELGRQPRASRKFFEKYQDRILFGKDSWVPAEYATYFRVLETDDEYFPYHKKYHAFWRMYGMGLPDEVLKKVYYKNALRIIPGLDKGQFPK
- the ispF gene encoding 2-C-methyl-D-erythritol 2,4-cyclodiphosphate synthase, which encodes MKIRVGQGYDVHRLESGRPFWLGGILIPSAFGPVGHSDADVVCHVLCDALLGAANMRNIGYHFSDKDPRWKGVDSKLLLAEVLKMVRGAGYEISNVDVTVVLQEPKLNPHIPAMKVCLSEVMAIPEDDISIKATTSEHIGFVGRGEGIAAHCVALIFRG